One window of Chryseobacterium sp. JJR-5R genomic DNA carries:
- a CDS encoding transposase, with the protein MQTIIKRLKTGCQWREISIKDYFGEENISWQNVYYFFNKWSRDGSFRNVWVHLLNRNRRMLDLSCVQLDGSQTRCRMGGESTGYQSRKSAKTSNMIFLCDNRGQMLSMGNPRSGNHHDLHEIEGIMGEIIEILSEAEISHKGLFLNADSGFDSKNLRQKLEMGEITGNIKTNSRNKKTVDNDYYFDEKLYESRFKIEQANAWLDGFKALLIRFETLNITWKAMHFLAFSLRLIKKLKV; encoded by the coding sequence ATTCAGACCATCATAAAACGGCTGAAAACCGGTTGCCAGTGGCGGGAAATTTCAATAAAAGACTATTTTGGGGAAGAAAACATAAGCTGGCAGAATGTGTATTATTTTTTTAATAAATGGAGCAGGGACGGCAGCTTCAGGAATGTCTGGGTTCATCTTTTAAATCGTAACAGGAGGATGTTGGATCTATCGTGTGTTCAACTCGACGGCAGTCAGACCCGGTGCAGGATGGGTGGAGAATCGACGGGATACCAAAGCAGGAAATCTGCGAAAACCAGCAATATGATTTTTCTTTGTGACAATCGTGGCCAAATGCTTTCAATGGGAAATCCCAGAAGCGGAAATCATCACGATTTACATGAAATAGAAGGCATTATGGGTGAGATTATTGAAATTTTGTCCGAAGCGGAAATTTCTCATAAAGGTCTTTTTCTGAATGCGGATTCAGGATTTGACAGTAAAAATTTAAGACAGAAATTAGAAATGGGGGAAATAACGGGCAACATCAAAACCAATTCCCGGAATAAGAAAACAGTAGATAATGATTACTATTTTGATGAAAAATTATACGAAAGCAGATTTAAAATAGAGCAGGCAAATGCTTGGTTAGACGGCTTCAAGGCTTTACTGATTAGATTTGAAACATTGAATATTACATGGAAGGCTATGCACTTTTTGGCATTCTCCTTAAGACTAATCAAAAAATTAAAAGTTTAA
- a CDS encoding nucleoside deaminase: MFTDEYFMKMAFNEAAIALEKDEVPIGCVVVSNNRVIARAHNLTETLNDVTAHAEMQAITSAANFLGGKYLKNCTLYVTLEPCVMCSGALSWSQISRVVIGARDEQRGFINKHLTLHPKTEIATGIMENECASIVREFFQSKRR, encoded by the coding sequence ATGTTTACCGACGAATACTTTATGAAAATGGCTTTTAATGAAGCCGCAATCGCTTTAGAAAAAGATGAGGTCCCGATCGGCTGTGTGGTGGTCTCCAATAACCGCGTTATAGCCAGAGCACACAATCTTACCGAAACACTCAATGACGTCACTGCCCATGCCGAAATGCAGGCCATCACTTCCGCTGCCAACTTTCTGGGTGGGAAATACCTTAAAAATTGCACATTGTATGTAACCTTGGAACCCTGTGTTATGTGTTCCGGGGCCCTTTCCTGGTCGCAGATCTCAAGAGTAGTCATAGGAGCACGGGACGAACAGCGCGGGTTTATCAACAAACACCTTACCCTCCATCCGAAAACGGAAATCGCAACCGGCATTATGGAAAACGAATGCGCTTCCATTGTGAGGGAATTCTTTCAGTCGAAACGCCGGTAA
- a CDS encoding type III pantothenate kinase has product MKSIVINIGNSNIRFGLFNEDNCDVSWVVNTKPYRTPDELYVQMSMLYQTYKIEPKEISKVVIGSVVPQLTKVMNAAIKKIHDLDPVIVDRNTPSGVVAKSKQMGTDIYANLVAAHNLYPDRKKIVLDFGTALTASCVAEDGETLGVIIAPGIITALNSLISQTAQLPGIELVKPKTVLGLDTVSCMQSGMVYGFLGMVEGFIDRINEEVQDDCFVVATGGVSHVYKPLTDKIHVMDRLHTLKGLYFLGKEL; this is encoded by the coding sequence ATGAAATCAATCGTAATCAATATCGGCAACAGCAATATACGTTTCGGGCTTTTTAATGAAGACAATTGTGATGTATCATGGGTGGTGAATACAAAACCGTACCGGACGCCGGATGAACTGTATGTCCAGATGTCCATGCTGTACCAGACGTATAAAATCGAGCCCAAGGAAATTTCTAAAGTGGTTATCGGCTCGGTTGTCCCTCAGCTTACCAAAGTGATGAATGCCGCCATCAAAAAGATTCATGATCTGGATCCTGTGATTGTAGACCGGAATACCCCTTCGGGCGTGGTGGCAAAATCCAAACAGATGGGAACGGATATCTACGCCAATCTTGTGGCCGCCCATAACCTGTATCCGGACAGAAAGAAAATCGTACTGGATTTCGGAACGGCTCTTACGGCAAGCTGCGTAGCGGAAGATGGTGAGACATTGGGCGTGATTATCGCTCCGGGAATTATTACGGCATTAAATTCCCTGATCAGCCAGACGGCCCAGCTTCCGGGAATCGAACTGGTAAAGCCGAAAACCGTATTGGGCCTAGACACGGTAAGCTGTATGCAGAGCGGAATGGTCTACGGTTTTTTAGGAATGGTGGAAGGTTTTATCGACAGGATCAATGAGGAAGTACAGGATGACTGTTTTGTCGTGGCTACAGGCGGTGTTTCCCATGTATATAAGCCCCTGACTGATAAAATTCATGTGATGGACCGGCTTCATACACTGAAAGGGCTGTACTTTTTAGGAAAAGAGCTGTAG
- a CDS encoding WYL domain-containing protein, whose amino-acid sequence MKKDFYLTRYALIIKRLESSPATYSQLEDYLLNSFEFQDAGIKGYSIRTLQRDIREIANLFNLSIHNKKKGDNRYYIESRPIMEVDEYNQKLLESFQVSNALNVHPDFADFIFFESRKPTGVEHFYDLFFAIRNKRIVSFEHYNYKNKLMTSRKVHPLALKESKDRWYLIAIDTKDKMLKSFGLDRINYLNVTKSRFREKYKYNFREHFKNAFGVMNLAEQIPQKIMIKCSRHQGEYIKSFPLHQSQKETRETPEEIFFEFFLHPTYDFMQEILSYGKEVQVLEPERLVEDIRNHLQESLSSYLKN is encoded by the coding sequence ATGAAAAAAGATTTTTACCTGACAAGATATGCCCTGATCATCAAAAGACTGGAAAGTTCTCCGGCTACCTATTCGCAGCTGGAGGACTATCTTCTGAACTCGTTCGAATTCCAGGATGCAGGAATCAAGGGCTACTCGATCCGCACGCTGCAAAGGGATATCCGCGAGATTGCAAATCTTTTCAACCTGTCCATTCACAACAAAAAGAAAGGAGACAACCGCTACTACATCGAGAGCCGCCCGATCATGGAAGTGGATGAGTACAACCAGAAATTACTGGAATCCTTTCAGGTCAGCAACGCCCTGAATGTACATCCGGATTTTGCGGATTTTATCTTTTTTGAAAGCAGGAAACCTACCGGCGTAGAGCATTTTTATGACCTTTTCTTTGCCATTCGTAACAAAAGGATCGTTTCCTTTGAACATTACAACTACAAAAACAAGCTGATGACGTCCCGGAAAGTGCATCCGCTGGCCCTGAAGGAATCCAAAGACCGATGGTACCTTATTGCCATTGATACCAAGGATAAGATGCTGAAATCTTTCGGGCTGGACCGTATCAATTACCTGAATGTTACGAAAAGCCGTTTCCGTGAAAAATACAAATATAATTTCAGGGAACATTTTAAAAATGCCTTCGGTGTAATGAATTTAGCAGAGCAAATCCCTCAGAAAATCATGATCAAATGCAGCCGGCATCAGGGAGAATACATCAAAAGCTTCCCGCTCCACCAGTCGCAGAAAGAGACCAGGGAAACCCCGGAAGAAATTTTCTTTGAGTTTTTTCTTCACCCGACCTACGATTTTATGCAGGAGATCCTGTCCTACGGAAAAGAAGTGCAGGTCCTGGAACCGGAACGCCTGGTGGAAGACATCCGGAACCACCTTCAGGAGTCGCTGAGCAGCTACCTGAAAAACTAA
- a CDS encoding zincin-like metallopeptidase toxin domain-containing protein, with protein sequence MGVQGGEILSESEIEDWVLVMKKYGTKLLKVDKFDNPNVLAQFDPNIDTIKYMDDVTEYVMVHEHYHAEEMSKIGFQEYVKNAPLKGVKEGDYTIENWIRLYKREKYVYEVV encoded by the coding sequence ATAGGTGTTCAAGGAGGTGAAATTCTTTCAGAATCGGAAATAGAAGATTGGGTACTGGTAATGAAAAAGTATGGTACTAAATTATTGAAAGTAGATAAATTTGATAACCCAAATGTTCTAGCACAATTTGATCCCAATATTGATACCATAAAATATATGGATGATGTAACAGAGTATGTAATGGTACACGAACATTACCATGCAGAAGAAATGTCTAAAATAGGTTTTCAAGAATATGTGAAGAATGCTCCATTAAAAGGAGTTAAGGAAGGAGATTATACGATAGAAAATTGGATTAGATTATATAAAAGAGAAAAATATGTTTATGAAGTTGTTTAA